In Salinarimonas sp., a genomic segment contains:
- a CDS encoding ISAs1 family transposase, which yields MSTPSSSRSLLDHFSALKDPRQSWKVAYPFREILLLVLCGTIAGMDDFVEIRAWGKLRLDFLRRFLPFERGIPSHDTLNDVVNALDPELFKACFLEWVDTLRDEEKEVIAIDGKTSRRTHARSKGREPLHLVSAWATRQRLVLGQEAVADKSNEIVAIPLLLQRLELTGALVTIDAMGTQDAIAEIIVGRGGDYLLALKANRPVLHGDVEAFFADPPPEIAVDRHVTVDGDHGRIEERRHSVCREVDWLFSDRRYADEPRFPDLAAIAMVESRVEQAGKTRVERRYYLSSALLDAKTFAAAVRAHWGIENRLHWVLDVVFHDDLARLRTGHGPQNMAIVKHMAMIMLRNPKDKHSLKVRKKVAAIDEDYMEAMVRQAPPLT from the coding sequence ATGTCCACCCCGTCGTCCTCCCGCTCACTGCTCGACCACTTTTCGGCGCTGAAGGACCCGCGCCAGTCCTGGAAGGTGGCCTATCCGTTTCGGGAGATCCTGCTCCTGGTCCTGTGCGGCACCATCGCGGGGATGGACGATTTCGTCGAGATCCGGGCTTGGGGGAAGCTCCGGCTCGATTTTCTGCGCCGTTTCCTGCCGTTCGAGCGCGGCATCCCCTCGCACGACACGCTCAACGACGTCGTCAATGCGCTCGACCCGGAGCTGTTCAAGGCCTGCTTCCTGGAGTGGGTCGACACGCTGCGCGACGAGGAGAAGGAGGTCATCGCCATCGACGGCAAGACCTCGCGGCGCACGCATGCGCGGTCCAAGGGCCGCGAGCCGCTGCACCTCGTCTCGGCCTGGGCGACGCGCCAACGCCTGGTGCTCGGCCAGGAGGCGGTCGCGGACAAGTCCAACGAGATCGTGGCGATCCCGCTGCTGCTCCAGCGGCTCGAGCTCACGGGAGCGCTCGTCACCATCGACGCCATGGGCACGCAGGACGCGATCGCCGAGATCATCGTGGGGCGCGGCGGCGACTACCTGCTCGCGCTCAAGGCCAATAGGCCCGTTCTGCACGGCGACGTCGAGGCCTTCTTCGCCGATCCGCCGCCGGAGATCGCCGTCGATCGCCACGTCACCGTCGACGGGGATCACGGGCGGATCGAGGAGCGCCGCCACAGCGTCTGCCGCGAGGTCGACTGGCTGTTCTCCGACCGCCGCTACGCGGACGAGCCGCGCTTCCCCGATCTCGCCGCCATCGCCATGGTCGAGAGCCGTGTCGAGCAGGCAGGGAAGACCCGCGTCGAGCGGCGCTACTATCTCTCCTCCGCCCTCCTCGACGCCAAGACCTTCGCCGCCGCCGTGCGCGCGCACTGGGGCATCGAGAACCGCCTCCACTGGGTCCTCGACGTCGTCTTCCATGACGACCTCGCACGGCTGAGGACCGGCCACGGCCCCCAAAACATGGCCATCGTCAAGCACATGGCCATGATCATGCTCCGGAACCCGAAGGACAAGCACTCACTCAAGGTCCGCAAGAAGGTCGCCGCCATCGACGAGGATTACATGGAGGCGATGGTTCGTCAGGCCCCGCCGTTAA